One Nitrospina watsonii DNA segment encodes these proteins:
- a CDS encoding NAD-dependent epimerase/dehydratase family protein: MSRFLVTGAAGFIGRHLCNYLRNRKHEVWALTRRPEEGPWDQAFCCDLGSAPLPDGLMDGVDGIFHLANIAHTNLTGKEAECYWSVNVAGTEALLMAAANANVARFVYFSSVKAVADPGGECVDETWEPVPKDLYGYSKRMAEQRVLAAGVKTGMHVCNLRPALVYGPGVKGNLFRMLQAVKRGRFPPLPDFGNRRSMVSLDDLITAAGLAMENPKANGRTYIVEDGQGYSTRMLYEAMCKEFGVPVSRWHIPEHVLCMGAVIGDWIGKLFKCNMPLNSAVLSRLMSSACYRSDRIRNELGWLSQNTFFDGLPDMVDRVEDSSDS; the protein is encoded by the coding sequence ATGAGCCGTTTTTTGGTGACCGGCGCGGCTGGATTTATTGGACGCCATCTGTGCAACTACCTGCGCAACCGGAAGCATGAGGTTTGGGCGTTGACACGCCGGCCTGAAGAGGGGCCTTGGGACCAGGCGTTCTGCTGTGATCTTGGAAGCGCCCCCCTTCCCGATGGATTGATGGACGGGGTGGATGGGATTTTCCATCTTGCCAATATAGCGCACACCAATTTAACGGGCAAGGAGGCGGAATGCTATTGGTCAGTCAATGTGGCCGGTACCGAGGCCTTGTTGATGGCGGCGGCCAATGCCAATGTGGCTCGATTCGTCTATTTCAGCAGTGTCAAGGCCGTGGCCGATCCGGGCGGGGAGTGTGTGGATGAAACCTGGGAGCCCGTCCCGAAAGACCTCTATGGGTATTCCAAGCGGATGGCGGAACAACGGGTGTTGGCGGCGGGTGTAAAAACGGGGATGCATGTCTGCAATCTGCGTCCGGCGTTGGTCTATGGGCCGGGGGTTAAGGGCAATCTGTTTCGTATGCTCCAGGCGGTGAAACGCGGCCGCTTTCCCCCTTTGCCTGATTTCGGCAACCGGCGTTCGATGGTGTCGCTGGACGATCTGATTACAGCGGCAGGGCTGGCCATGGAGAACCCGAAAGCGAATGGCCGCACCTATATTGTTGAGGACGGGCAAGGATATTCAACCCGGATGCTCTATGAGGCGATGTGCAAGGAGTTTGGAGTTCCGGTTTCCCGTTGGCATATCCCGGAACACGTATTGTGTATGGGCGCGGTGATTGGGGATTGGATAGGGAAATTATTCAAGTGCAACATGCCCCTGAATTCCGCTGTGTTGTCCCGACTGATGAGTTCGGCCTGCTACCGGTCAGACCGTATTCGGAATGAGCTGGGGTGGCTCTCGCAAAATACTTTTTTTGACGGATTGCCGGATATGGTTGATAGGGTGGAAGATTCTTCTGATTCATGA